One Spirochaeta africana DSM 8902 genomic window carries:
- a CDS encoding FecR family protein — protein sequence MTKLFRFLVLGTILAAISGALYAQAPAHAALVYYDNEDELSVLDADGFEYDFLSFGMELRQGDRVVTRSSSAEIQLVPDGSIIRLSDNTDFAIDTILDETTAGNFSLQSGRMRAVTSRNAGSRFNVRTRTAVGGVRGTDFVMEVVPDESDAIFVLEGSVNFEDTRSGDSVTVGANQGANTFADVFAAAEWSEQERNRILTNMNFTGTDPAAVPRQVSAADETVDESEPEPEIEDEPFDTATPIPDEPVEPSPQTDPDPADGPGVLDGMFEFLGGYMGLEIGSVTMGGETYGKVILQPEFEIGRLGLGLYLPIIYQDNLFAPSTWYQPAGNNEWSFGTDGKFSGEEDETWLRIQDFWQDLWLKIRYIRWGEQRDPFFFQVGNLRAMSLGHGILMNRYANDTDFPQVRRVGFNLGLDPGKGGLEIVANDLANPEIFGGRLFFRPAYPASRIALGVSAVTDINPAADLVADEENPFIGLTIDSEPIFLHFAADIDVPIVENDLFSLILFADAGGFLPYLGSAPEGSDLESGFQYQALYDGSGFSLDNLQNYGVMSGVFGSIAALDYRLEYRNFYGIFEPWYDATYDRFRSVRAQQTLAYLLFPDADEFSMRTQGIYGEARFGILNDAILFELGYMWPWNNLADFDSDDYLNAGLKIQDDLLPLGLSGGVAYTRRGFAQSIMDGNGSELFDARTTLEGEIMYPVAPGMRIAMTVGTAARRDSNGNLVYDSDGNLESEFSLSFETRIGY from the coding sequence ATGACTAAATTATTCAGATTTCTTGTGTTGGGAACCATACTGGCAGCGATAAGCGGAGCCCTGTATGCTCAGGCCCCCGCCCACGCAGCGCTGGTGTATTACGATAATGAGGATGAACTGTCGGTACTCGATGCCGATGGCTTCGAGTATGATTTTCTGAGTTTCGGTATGGAGTTGCGTCAGGGAGACCGGGTGGTGACCCGCAGCAGCAGCGCCGAGATCCAGCTGGTGCCGGATGGATCCATTATCCGGTTGTCAGACAATACCGATTTCGCGATTGACACGATACTGGACGAAACCACTGCCGGCAATTTTTCCCTGCAGAGCGGTCGGATGCGCGCAGTTACCTCCCGGAATGCCGGATCGCGATTCAACGTCCGCACCCGCACCGCAGTCGGCGGGGTACGCGGCACCGATTTTGTAATGGAGGTGGTGCCGGATGAAAGCGACGCGATCTTCGTGCTGGAAGGTTCGGTCAATTTCGAGGACACCCGATCCGGAGATAGTGTTACCGTCGGTGCCAACCAGGGTGCCAACACCTTCGCCGATGTATTCGCCGCTGCTGAATGGTCGGAACAGGAACGAAACCGCATTCTGACCAACATGAACTTTACCGGTACCGATCCGGCCGCGGTACCGCGCCAGGTCTCTGCTGCCGATGAGACTGTCGACGAGTCTGAACCTGAACCCGAGATAGAGGATGAGCCGTTTGACACTGCTACCCCCATCCCTGATGAGCCGGTAGAGCCATCTCCGCAGACCGATCCGGATCCTGCCGACGGTCCCGGTGTGCTGGACGGGATGTTCGAATTCCTGGGCGGTTACATGGGGCTGGAAATCGGATCGGTTACCATGGGTGGCGAAACATACGGTAAGGTTATCCTGCAGCCTGAATTCGAGATCGGACGCCTTGGTCTGGGCTTGTACCTGCCGATTATCTATCAGGACAATCTGTTTGCACCCTCGACCTGGTACCAGCCTGCCGGCAATAACGAATGGTCCTTCGGTACCGACGGGAAATTCTCTGGCGAAGAGGACGAAACCTGGCTGCGAATCCAGGACTTCTGGCAGGATCTCTGGCTGAAGATTCGCTACATCCGCTGGGGTGAACAGCGGGATCCCTTCTTTTTTCAGGTCGGCAACCTCAGAGCTATGAGTCTGGGACATGGTATCCTGATGAATCGCTATGCCAACGACACCGACTTCCCTCAGGTCCGGCGGGTTGGCTTTAACCTGGGGCTGGATCCGGGCAAGGGGGGGCTGGAGATAGTTGCCAATGACCTGGCCAACCCGGAGATATTCGGTGGACGGCTTTTTTTCCGGCCGGCGTATCCCGCCTCGCGGATTGCGCTGGGGGTAAGCGCGGTTACCGACATCAACCCTGCCGCCGATCTGGTGGCAGACGAAGAGAACCCGTTTATCGGCCTGACCATCGACAGTGAACCGATCTTCCTGCACTTTGCCGCTGATATTGATGTGCCGATCGTGGAAAATGATCTGTTTTCCCTGATCCTCTTTGCCGATGCTGGCGGTTTTCTGCCGTACCTGGGCTCTGCCCCGGAAGGCAGTGATCTGGAGTCCGGTTTCCAGTATCAGGCTCTCTACGACGGCAGCGGGTTCAGTCTGGATAACCTGCAAAACTACGGGGTGATGTCCGGTGTATTCGGCTCGATTGCGGCACTGGATTACCGGCTTGAGTACCGGAACTTCTATGGAATCTTTGAGCCCTGGTACGACGCGACCTATGACCGTTTCCGGTCAGTGCGTGCGCAACAAACCCTGGCCTATCTGCTGTTTCCCGATGCAGACGAGTTTTCGATGCGCACCCAGGGAATCTATGGCGAGGCCCGCTTTGGTATCCTGAATGATGCGATCCTGTTTGAACTGGGCTATATGTGGCCGTGGAACAACCTGGCAGACTTCGACTCGGACGACTATCTGAATGCCGGCCTGAAGATCCAGGATGACCTGCTGCCGCTTGGCCTGTCCGGCGGAGTGGCCTACACCCGGCGCGGTTTTGCCCAGTCCATCATGGATGGCAATGGATCCGAGCTGTTCGATGCTCGCACCACCCTTGAAGGGGAAATCATGTACCCGGTTGCGCCGGGAATGCGTATCGCCATGACGGTGGGAACTGCAGCTCGCCGTGACAGCAACGGCAATCTCGTGTATGATAGCGATGGCAACCTCGAATCCGAGTTCAGCCTGAGTTTTGAAACACGGATAGGCTATTGA